Proteins co-encoded in one Bradyrhizobium sp. 170 genomic window:
- a CDS encoding conjugal transfer protein TraG, giving the protein MLITMWAATQWTAWRLGYQPQLGHPWFELAPGVPIYLPPAFFWWWYAYDAYAPEVFVEGACVAASGGIISIIVAFAMSVWRAREAETAATYGSARWANQLEIRSAGLAGADGVILGRFEGLYLRHDGPEHVLCFAPTRSGKGVGLVVPTLLTWPGSCIVHDIKGENWSLTSSFRARHGRVLLFDPTNSKSAAYNPLLEVRRGEWEVRDVQNVADVLVDPEGSLERRNHWEKTSHALLVGAILHVLYAEQDKTLAGVASLLSDPKRPIETTLRTMMTTRHLGEAGTHPVIASAARELLNKSENERSGVLSTAMSFLGLYRDPVVAEVTRRCDWCIRELVEDDRPTTLYLVVPPSDISRTKPLVRLILNQIGRRLTEELQAKGRRHRLLLMLDEFPALGRLDFFESALAFMAGYGLKSFLIAQSLNQIERAYGPNNAILDNCHVRVSFATNDERTARRVSDALGTATELRAMKNYAGHRLSPWLGHLMVSRQETARPLLTPGEVMQLPPEDELVLVSGVPPIRAKKARYFEDPRLTERVLPPPNSSSLDRDGRAATDDWSRLPAPPNSDVAEPVSLSGARQSTANSGIRREPELPEHENIAPEALKPPPEFDFTEDEGDGDAIRARVLRMNVSSLARQAAMDPDDGLEL; this is encoded by the coding sequence GTGCTCATCACGATGTGGGCCGCGACGCAATGGACGGCCTGGCGTCTCGGCTATCAGCCGCAACTCGGACACCCCTGGTTTGAGCTCGCACCGGGCGTTCCCATCTATCTGCCTCCCGCCTTCTTCTGGTGGTGGTATGCCTACGATGCCTACGCACCTGAAGTGTTCGTTGAAGGGGCATGCGTCGCTGCGTCCGGCGGGATCATCTCGATTATAGTCGCTTTCGCGATGTCGGTGTGGCGGGCTCGGGAGGCGGAGACGGCGGCCACGTACGGGTCTGCACGTTGGGCCAACCAGCTTGAGATTCGAAGTGCCGGCCTTGCCGGGGCAGATGGCGTAATCCTCGGGCGGTTCGAGGGACTTTATTTGCGGCACGACGGACCTGAGCATGTGCTGTGCTTCGCCCCCACCAGATCCGGAAAGGGCGTTGGACTTGTTGTCCCGACGCTTCTAACCTGGCCGGGAAGTTGCATCGTCCATGACATCAAGGGTGAAAACTGGTCCCTGACGTCCAGCTTTCGGGCCCGGCACGGCCGGGTGCTGTTGTTTGATCCAACCAACTCAAAGAGTGCAGCTTACAACCCTCTCTTGGAAGTGAGGCGAGGGGAGTGGGAAGTTCGTGACGTGCAAAACGTGGCCGACGTGTTGGTCGATCCCGAAGGATCATTGGAGCGACGTAACCACTGGGAGAAGACCAGCCACGCGCTACTGGTCGGAGCCATCCTTCACGTCCTCTATGCGGAGCAGGACAAGACGCTCGCCGGTGTTGCGAGTTTGCTGTCCGATCCGAAACGGCCAATCGAAACGACGCTCCGCACGATGATGACCACGCGGCATCTCGGTGAAGCCGGGACCCATCCAGTGATCGCGTCCGCAGCGAGAGAGCTATTGAACAAGAGCGAGAACGAACGGTCCGGCGTGCTTTCGACCGCGATGTCTTTCCTCGGCCTTTACCGCGACCCTGTTGTTGCCGAGGTGACGCGCCGCTGTGATTGGTGCATCCGCGAGCTCGTTGAAGACGATCGGCCGACGACACTCTATCTCGTTGTACCTCCGTCCGACATCAGCCGCACCAAGCCGCTGGTGCGGTTGATCCTCAACCAGATCGGTCGTCGTCTCACCGAGGAACTCCAGGCCAAGGGCCGCCGGCATCGATTGCTGCTCATGCTCGACGAGTTTCCGGCGCTGGGAAGGCTTGATTTCTTCGAGTCGGCGCTCGCCTTCATGGCGGGCTATGGGCTCAAGAGCTTCCTTATTGCGCAGTCGCTCAATCAGATCGAAAGAGCATACGGGCCGAATAACGCGATCCTCGATAATTGTCATGTGCGCGTTTCCTTTGCGACCAATGACGAGCGTACGGCCAGGCGGGTTTCGGATGCGCTTGGGACTGCCACGGAATTAAGGGCGATGAAGAACTATGCCGGTCACAGGCTTAGCCCGTGGCTCGGCCATCTCATGGTTTCGCGACAGGAGACCGCGCGGCCATTGCTCACGCCCGGCGAGGTGATGCAGCTTCCGCCCGAGGACGAACTGGTGCTGGTTTCCGGCGTGCCACCGATCCGCGCCAAGAAGGCGAGATATTTTGAGGATCCACGTTTGACCGAGCGCGTGCTACCACCGCCAAACTCAAGCTCCCTCGACCGCGACGGTAGGGCAGCGACAGACGATTGGAGCCGGCTGCCAGCTCCGCCGAATTCAGATGTTGCCGAGCCGGTAAGCTTGTCGGGTGCTCGGCAATCTACCGCAAATTCCGGCATTCGCCGCGAGCCGGAGCTTCCCGAGCATGAGAATATCGCGCCAGAGGCCTTGAAGCCTCCACCGGAGTTCGACTTCACGGAAGATGAGGGCGACGGTGACGCCATACGAGCGCGTGTGCTGCGCATGAACGTCTCCAGCCTCGCACGCCAGGCCGCAATGGATCCAGACGATGGCCTCGAGCTCTAG
- a CDS encoding CopG family transcriptional regulator, with amino-acid sequence MRTKHTFRLPPDLAGKLADHACRKRVPQALIVETALASFLSPDNSERMEAALGRRLDRLTRHVERLERHITISNEALALFVRFWLTATPPLPDTAQPAAQTKGRERYEGFVEALGRRLARGQTLAQEISLDIEPAKASPVVPGE; translated from the coding sequence ATGCGGACTAAACATACGTTTCGCCTGCCTCCTGACCTGGCGGGCAAGCTCGCTGACCACGCCTGCCGCAAGCGGGTGCCGCAGGCGCTCATCGTCGAAACTGCGCTGGCCTCATTCCTGTCGCCGGATAATTCGGAGCGGATGGAGGCGGCGCTCGGCCGTCGCCTTGACCGGCTGACCCGGCACGTCGAGCGGCTGGAGCGTCATATCACCATCTCAAATGAAGCATTGGCCTTGTTCGTGCGGTTCTGGCTGACGGCAACGCCGCCGCTGCCCGACACGGCGCAGCCCGCGGCACAGACCAAGGGGCGGGAGCGGTATGAGGGCTTTGTCGAGGCGCTCGGGCGACGGCTGGCCAGGGGCCAGACCCTTGCGCAGGAAATATCGCTCGACATTGAGCCAGCCAAGGCTTCGCCAGTCGTTCCCGGAGAGTGA
- a CDS encoding TrbC/VirB2 family protein, with amino-acid sequence MIAVAVALSSVAISPTAEAAGSNMPWEQPLNQILQSVEGPVAKILAVIIIIVTGLTLAFGDTSGGFRRLIQIVFGLSIAFAASSFFLAFFSFGGGVLI; translated from the coding sequence ATGATAGCTGTTGCGGTAGCTCTCAGCTCCGTGGCGATCTCGCCCACTGCAGAGGCCGCTGGCTCCAACATGCCGTGGGAGCAGCCGCTTAACCAGATCCTGCAGTCGGTCGAGGGGCCCGTCGCCAAGATTCTGGCCGTGATCATCATCATCGTCACGGGCCTTACGCTCGCCTTCGGCGACACTTCGGGCGGTTTTCGGCGCCTGATCCAGATCGTTTTCGGTCTGTCGATCGCGTTCGCAGCCTCGAGCTTCTTCCTGGCATTTTTCTCATTCGGCGGCGGAGTGCTGATCTGA
- a CDS encoding VirB3 family type IV secretion system protein yields MDGPVEGFAIPVHRALTEPILLGGAPRAIAIVNGTVAAALGLGLRLWIAGLLIWAIGHAAAVWAAKRDPLFVETARRHLRIPTHLNV; encoded by the coding sequence ATGGACGGGCCGGTTGAAGGTTTTGCAATTCCGGTGCACCGCGCGCTGACCGAACCGATCCTGCTCGGCGGCGCGCCGCGTGCGATCGCCATCGTCAACGGCACCGTTGCCGCTGCGCTCGGCCTCGGCCTGCGGCTGTGGATCGCGGGCCTCCTGATCTGGGCAATTGGTCATGCCGCTGCCGTCTGGGCCGCGAAGCGCGATCCGCTCTTTGTCGAGACTGCAAGACGCCATCTGCGCATCCCAACCCATCTGAATGTGTGA
- the trbB gene encoding P-type conjugative transfer ATPase TrbB: MAVHSFQSEAASRGARMLRTALGPTIAAWLEDAGIVEVMLNPDGRLWVDRLSGGMTDTGERLAAADGERIVRLVAHHVGAEVHPASPRVSAELPETGERFEGLLPPVVTAPAFAIRKPAVAVFTLDDYVAASILTVAQADGLRNAVRDRQNILVAGGTSTGKTTLTNALLAEIAKTADRVVLIEDTRELQCKSANLVALRTKDGVASLSDLVRSSLRLRPDRIPIGEVRGAEALDLLKAWGTGHPGGVGTIHAGTALGALRRLEQLIQEAVITVPRALIAGTIDVIAVLSGRGADRRLTELARVDGLTTEGDYLISPAGDPS, translated from the coding sequence GTGGCAGTTCATTCCTTTCAGTCCGAGGCCGCCTCGCGTGGTGCACGCATGTTGCGCACCGCGCTCGGACCGACGATAGCGGCGTGGCTCGAAGACGCTGGGATCGTCGAGGTCATGCTCAATCCCGATGGCCGGCTCTGGGTCGATCGGTTGTCGGGGGGTATGACCGATACCGGCGAGCGCCTCGCCGCCGCCGACGGCGAGCGCATCGTGCGGCTCGTTGCCCATCACGTCGGCGCTGAGGTTCATCCGGCAAGTCCCCGCGTCTCGGCCGAGTTGCCCGAGACGGGGGAGCGTTTTGAGGGGTTGCTGCCGCCCGTGGTGACCGCTCCAGCCTTTGCCATTCGCAAGCCGGCGGTGGCCGTCTTCACGCTCGACGACTATGTCGCCGCCAGCATCCTGACAGTCGCTCAGGCTGACGGGCTGCGGAACGCTGTCCGGGACCGTCAAAACATCCTCGTGGCCGGCGGTACTTCGACCGGCAAGACCACGCTGACTAATGCGCTGCTGGCCGAGATTGCAAAAACTGCAGATCGCGTCGTGCTGATCGAGGATACGCGCGAACTCCAATGCAAGTCGGCTAACCTCGTGGCGCTGCGCACCAAGGATGGTGTCGCCTCGCTGTCCGACCTCGTGCGCTCCTCGCTCCGGCTACGCCCCGACCGAATCCCGATCGGTGAGGTGCGAGGAGCCGAGGCGCTCGACCTTCTCAAGGCCTGGGGCACCGGCCATCCCGGTGGCGTCGGCACCATTCACGCCGGCACGGCGCTTGGCGCCCTTCGCCGCCTCGAACAGCTTATCCAGGAAGCCGTCATCACTGTGCCGCGCGCGCTGATCGCGGGGACCATCGACGTGATTGCGGTTCTCTCCGGCCGCGGCGCAGATCGTCGGCTGACAGAACTCGCGCGTGTCGATGGCCTGACGACCGAGGGCGACTACCTCATTTCACCCGCAGGAGACCCATCATGA